A genomic segment from Octopus sinensis linkage group LG4, ASM634580v1, whole genome shotgun sequence encodes:
- the LOC118763172 gene encoding glycine-rich cell wall structural protein-like, with product MMKLAVFLFAVIAVAMAAESLVRERRSVGYGGYGHGGGYGGGYGGGNGGFGHGGYGGYGGYGHGGYGGVGHGGYGGVGHGGYGHGGYGGYGHGGYGH from the coding sequence ATGATGAAACTCGCCGTTTTCCTCTTTGCTGTGATTGCTGTGGCAATGGCTGCCGAATCGCTGGTTCGTGAACGCCGAAGCGTCGGTTATGGCGGTTATGGACATGGCGGCGGATATGGCGGTGGATATGGCGGTGGAAATGGCGGTTTTGGACACGGCGGATATGGAGGCTACGGTGGTTATGGACATGGAGGCTATGGTGGTGTTGGACATGGAGGCTATGGTGGTGTTGGACATGGTGGCTATGGGCACGGTGGCTATGGCGGCTATGGGCACGGTGGCTACGGACATTAA